In Nerophis lumbriciformis linkage group LG04, RoL_Nlum_v2.1, whole genome shotgun sequence, a single window of DNA contains:
- the LOC133600304 gene encoding ferroportin: MSQRAESSQCGGVVVEFEPDHIRNARAKKARSIPGSALIYLKGPKFLIYVSGALSMWGDRMWHFAISVFLIELYGRNLLLTAVFGLVVAGSVLLLGALIGDWVDRNPRNKVAHASLFIQNISVTVCSIVLMLVFSYKQRIEQIWDGWLTVVCYTVVIVLADVANLASTALTIAIQRDWIVVITGYNRGHLAGMNATMRRIDQVTNILAPLAVGQVMTLASNVVGCGFILGWNLVSLIVEFFFLSRVYRIVPALSVKPPVVELDQASLQGMGRRRSQGEGEVVEPLAEGNSDASLNLKEITYLPLCFRRFRWLVSTCRDGWKAYYHQPVFLAGMGLAFLYTTVLGFDCITTGYAYTQGISGSLLSLLMGVSAITGLMGTVMFTRLRKNYGLVNTGIISSCLHLGCLLLCVCSVFAPGSPMDLSLLIPYFTSNSSSELGGMASQRQKHTYPLRGGSNQPLLPDRSSIHWTNNTVLFDNVPSGSAPESYISIILLFLGVITARIGLWSFDLTVTQLLQETICESERGVVNGVQSSMNYLMDLLHFIMVISAPQPQHFGILVLISVLFITTGHTMYFLYAHKARRKRRHDT, encoded by the exons ATGTCCCAGCGAGCAGAGTCCTCCCAGTGTGGCGGCGTTGTGGTCGAGTTCGAACCTGACCACATCaggaatgccagagccaaaaaagCCAGGAGTATACCAG GTTCAGCGCTTATCTACCTCAAGGGTCCCAAGTTCCTCATCTATGTTAGTGGAGCGTTGTCAATGTGG GGTGACCGAATGTGGCATTTTGCCATCTCCGTGTTCCTGATTGAGCTGTATGGACGTAActtgctgctgaccgccgtctttGGCCTGGTGGTGGCTGGCTCTGTGCTCCTGCTCGGAGCTTTGATTGGAGACTGGGTAGACCGCAATCCCCGGAATAAAG tGGCACATGCATCTCTTTTCATCCAGAACATCTCAGTGACAGTATGTAGCATTGTGCTCATGTTGGTGTTCTCATACAAACAAAGGATTGAGCAGATCTGGGATGGCTGGCTGACT GTGGTTTGTTATACGGTGGTGATCGTCCTGGCAGATGTGGCAAACCTGGCAAGCACAGCGCTGACAATTGCCATCCAGCGGGACTGGATCGTAGTCATCACCGGCTACAACCGGGGCCACCTAGCTG GAATGAATGCCACGATGAGGCGGATAGATCAGGTGACTAACATCCTGGCCCCGCTAGCGGTGGGGCAGGTCATGACCCTGGCCTCCAATGTAGTTGGATGTGGCTTCATCCTGGGATGGAACCTTGTGTCTCTCATAGTGGAGTTCTTCTTCTTGTCCCGGGTGTACCGCATCGTTCCTGCTCTTTCAGTCAAACCGCCAGTGGTGGAGCTGGATCAGGCCAGCCTGCAAGGAATGGGAAGGAGAAGATCACAAG GGGAAGGAGAAGTTGTTGAGCCTCTGGCAGAAGGCAACAGCGATGCCAGTCTAAACCTAAAAGAAATCACCTACCTGCCCCTGTGCTTCCGAAGGTTTCGCTGGCTGGTGAGCACATGCAGAGACGGATGGAAAGCCTACTATCATCAGCCTGTGTTCCTGGCAGGAATGGGTCTGGCTTTCCTCTACACAACAGTGCTAGGTTTTGATTGCATCACCACGGGCTACGCCTACACTCAGGGCATAAGCGGCTCCCTCCTCAGTTTACTGATGGGTGTATCGGCCATCACGGGGTTGATGGGCACTGTCATGTTTACAAGACTAAGGAAGAATTACGGTCTGGTCAACACCGGCATCATTTCCAGCTGCCTCCACCTGGGCTGTTTGCTACTGTGCGTGTGCTCCGTGTTTGCCCCAGGCAGCCCCATGGATCTTAGCTTGCTGATTCCCTACTTTACCTCGAACTCTTCCTCCGAGCTTGGAGGGATGGCGAGCCAAAGACAAAAACACACTTATCCTCTGAGGGGAGGCAGCAATCAGCCACTTCTACCTGACCGCTCCTCCATCCACTGGACCAACAACAcagtgctttttgacaacgtgccATCTGGTAGTGCTCCTGAGTCTTACATCTCCATTATCCTGTTGTTCTTGGGTGTGATCACAGCACGCATTG GTCTGTGGTCCTTCGACCTGACAGTCACACAGCTTTTACAGGAGACCATCTGTGAGTCCGAGCGAGGTGTTGTAAACGGGGTGCAGAGCTCAATGAATTACCTGATGGACCTGCTCCACTTCATAATGGTCATCTCTGCTCCACAGCCACAGCATTTTGGCATCCTAGTTCTCATTTCTGTGCTCTTCATCACCACCGGACACACAATGTACTTCCTGTATGCGCACAAAGCCAGGAGAAAACGTCGCCATGACACCTAA